The sequence below is a genomic window from Zhongshania aliphaticivorans.
ATCGGTAGTGAGCTGATCCAAAAACCCCTCGCGAAACCGGTATAAGCGCGAGTCCCCAACATGGGCGATGGCGACGCGGTTAGCCGTAAATTGCATGGCCACCACCGTGGTGCCCATGCCTTGACGGGCATAATCTTGTTTCGCAGCGTCGAGTATCGCCGCATTAGCAACAATAACCGCATCGCGAAGATGCAAGGTCTGCGGAGAATAAACTGCGTTGTCGGCGCTAGGCGCCGGACAATCACTAAAAGACAGGTGATGCGCAATTTCATCAATGGCAATAGCACTGGCGACCTCGCCCGCGTTGTGGCCGCCCATACCGTCGGCAACCACCATATAGCCTTGGTCTATGGCTAGGCCAATAGCATCTTCATTATGTTCGCGCACTTGACCTATATCAGTAATGCCAAAAGCACGAAAACGTATATTCTCATCCATGAATTTGCGCCAACGCTCTACATTATTAAGAACTGAGTATAGTCACTGCTTTTTAACGCGGTCAATGTCGATTCTGAACACGCGCTGCCAAGGAGCGGTAGGCAGCGCTCTTTATCAACTAAACTAGGGCTGAAGCTGATCTACCGGACAACTGTCAGACGGTATATTTGGATCAACCACACATTCAAAATACGGCACGGTTTCATTGTAGGTGCCGTCGAGCATCTTACGCATATTTTCAAAGGCCACCCGCATTACTGGGTGATAAGCCTGTGCTTCAGAGCCGTGCCCCGCCAAATTTAAATAGGGGTCCAAATCACCTAGACCTAAGGTGCCGGTACCCGTTGTACCCGGATCCTGGAAAGGCGGAATACCCACAATGGTGAAGAACTGCGTAGGAATACCCGCGGTGGTCAGACCCGAGGCCATTACTCGACCCTGATTATGTGGCACTAAGCCATCATTTATCGCGTGCACCACAGTCGCGGCCCGCAAACCAGCCAATTTCATTTCCGCCGCTTGGTAGGCTGGCGAGCGCCGCTCATACGCTAAGGGGCAAATAAGAGGATTGCCGCCGGTCTCCCGCTCAATACCCGCCTGCGCTTGGGCTGCCGTTTCCGATATCGAGGCCGCCGCTGTCGCTTCGGCATACGTCTCAATCAGCTGACTCACGCCCTCTACATCCAGCCAGTAATCGTAGAGTGAGCTGCCATCGGCAGTTACCGCCGTCGATTCCACTATCGCCGTCCCGGAGATTGAGCCACCCATCGACACCCCGAAAATATAAACGGTTTCAATGCTGGGAAACTTCTTCATGGCGTGCAAGGTCGCCGCAATCGTATCGTGGGCACCACGCAGAGTAGGAAAACCCAGATTATCGCGGTAGTCAGTCGTCACAAAGGCAACATTGCCGGGATTATTTTCAAAGGTCCGTGCAAGGCGAATTTCCCTCAGCATATGCGGCAGCCAACTTTTGCGTACCGTGTGGCCGATTCCGTGGGCAAACACCACTAGGCGCGTTGGCGCCTCATCTTTCTTATAAACCAAGAGACCTTCAGGCAATGGCAGATTTGACGCTGTATCCGGCACGCACAGCGGGTTAATATCCATTGGCCCGGCAATATTAAACGCCGCTAAATCCGCCGCGGCGTTAGTTGTAAATGCTTCAGTAACGTAACTCGCCGACGACGAGGAACTCGAGGACGAGCTCGACGACGTTGAACCACCGCAGGCGCCAAGTGTTGCGATAAGACCTAGAATAATAATATGAGGATATTTCATTGATTCACCCATGTGAGAAACCGGTCTGACTCCACAGCCAAGGATTTGTCGCCTAGAGTCAGCGTAACAACGCATTTATTGCTATTTGTGCAGCATGTTTGCCTTGATAACAAAACTTGTCAATCTCGGGTATTGTGGAATACTCGCATATCGGCTGCGAGATACGTCAAAACCCCCTAATAGGAAGAACAATATGGGCTTTTACGAAAATAAAATACTTCCCTTTGTTATCGACAAAGCCTGCTCGATGGCGCCAATTATGGCGCTCCGCGAAAAAATCGTGCCGCTGGCAAGCGGGGTGGTACTGGAGGTCGGCATGGGCAGCGGTATTAACTTAGCGCTGTATCAAGCCGACAATATCGACTTTATTTGGGGACTTGAACCCTCCGAAGGCATGCGTAAAAAGGCCCGCGCAAACCTTAAAAACACCAATCTCAAAGTAAAGTGGCTCAATTTAAACGGCGAAGACATCTCCCTAGACGACAATAGTGTCGACACCGTATTACTCACCTACACCCTGTGCACCATCCCCGACTGGCAGCAGGCCCTGCAGCAAATGCGGCGGGTACTAAAGCCTGGTGGCAAATTACTGTTTTGTGAGCACGGCCTTGCGCCGGACCGCAATATTCAAAACTGGCAAAACCGCATCACTCCGGTATGGAAAAAGCTAGCGGGGGGATGCCACCTCAACCGCCGCATTCCCGAACTCATCACCAGCTGCGGATTTAAAATTGACAGCCTTGAGCAATGCTATGTTGACGACGCGCCACGAATAGCTGGGTATATGTATTACGGGACGGCGGTGAAAAATTAGTTGGAAGTCGGGCGTCTGATGTCGGACAAAAACCAAAAGCAGCCATACGCTCAAATTGGGACGTACGGCCTCGTCAGACCTCCGACTTCCGAGGTCAGACGAAGCCGTGCTAAAGTAAAGCGCTATGTCGCTCAGCCACTAAAATTAAAGAGTAAATAGCACATGCGCAATATTCCCCTGCACTGGCAAATTGGCATCGCAATTCTTCTTGCGGTATTGGCCGGAATACTCGGCGGCGCCGACGGCGGCATAGGCGGACTGTCTTTTATATCGGTATATGAGTTTCTTGGCACCATTTTTCTTAACGCCTTAAAAATGCTCATTGTCCCGCTGGTAATGGCGTCCATTATTAGCGGCATGGCAGGCGTAGGCGGTGATAAATTAGAGAAGCTCGGCGGCAAAACCCTGCTCTTTTACGCTTCTAGCAGCCTCATTGCCATACTCATTGGTTTGGCCGTGGTGAATATTATCGCGCCGGGCAGCGGTGACAACCAAGCCCTTGCCGCCACCATCAGCAGCAGCGACCCAGAATTGAGCGACACCCTAGCCAAGGTCGAAGGACGTGGCATGGCCGATGTTGTGCAAGTGTTTGTGCGCATGGTGCCCACCAATGTCGTGGCGGCCGCCGCAAACGGCCAAATGCTAGGCTTAATCTTTTTTAGCCTGCTCTTTGGCTTTTTTCTGGCGCGCAGTAAATCCGAACACGCCGCCACCCTTATGCATTTCTGGCAAGGGGTGATGGACATCATGACCGAAATCACCATGTGGGTGATGAAATTTGCCCCACTCGGGGTATTCGGTTTAGTGGCCAAGACCGTCGCCGCCACCGGATTTGCGGCGTTCAAACCCATGCTATTGTTTTTCTTTACGGCCTTGTTAGCCTTATTAATTCACGCCTTTGTGGCGTTACCGCTCTTGCTCCGTTACGTGGGCAGAGTTAACCCCAAAGCCCATTTTGCGGCCATGACCCCAGCAATGCTAACCGCCTTCTCTACCGCGTCTAGCTCCGCAACCCTGCCCTTGACTCTCGAGAGCATCCAAGAAAAATCCGGCGTATCGAAACGGGTAAGTGGTTTTGTATTACCCCTTGGCGCCACCGTTAACATGGACGGCACAGCCCTTTACGAGTGTGTTGCCGCCATGTTTATCGCCCAGGTTTACGGGCTTGACCTAAGCTGGGTGCAACAATTTACCGTGGTCATTATTGCCCTGCTCACCTCCATTGGCGTGGCCGGTATACCCGCCGCGAGCTTAGTTGCCATCTCGGTAATTCTCGGAGCAATAGGGCTTCCTCTTGAAGGGATTGGCTTATTATTGGTTACCGACCGCGTTCTCGATATGGTGCGCACCGCGGTGAACGTGTTTAGCGACTCCTGCGCGGCGGTCATTATTGCGCGCAGTGAAGGCGAGACCACTAAAGTAGCAGCACAGGTTTAAGGTCGGAGGTCGGCAGCTTAGATTCCAGCCTCCGCTGTGCTTCAGGATATTTTACCTTTTCGTCCGACCGATCCCGTTCACATTCCCACAAAAATAAGAGATAACGATGAGCTTACGTAAGCCAATTCCCCGCCTTAAAGAAGACAATTATTCCGAGGCCGCCGCCAAACAACGGCGGGAATTTATTGAGGCCGAAACCGGGGCCAGCCTAAAACACACCGGCCACTACTCCATTGATCCAAAGGTAGTTGAGGGCAATGCCGAAAACTTTATTGGCGTGGTGCAAATGCCTCTTGGGGTTGCCGGGCCCTATTTAATTAATGGTGAGCACGCCCAAGGGGTTTTCTATGTGCCCATGGCAACCACCGAAGGCACCCTCATTGCGTCGTACAGTCGCGGCATGCGCGTTATTTCTGAATCTGGTGGCGCCACAGTTACGGTAACGGGCGAATCTATGCAGCGCGCGCCACTGTTTGAATTTGCCAGCGCCCGCGAAGCCCTGCATTTTTCCCAGTGGCTTGAGCAAGAACTTCCTGCCATTCGCGCCCAAGCTGAAAGCACCACCGCCATTGGCAAGCTGCAACATATTCAAAGCTGGGTCATTGCCAATAAATTATTCACCCGCTTTAACTACAGCACCGGTGACGCCGCTGGCCAAAACATGACCGGCAAGGCCACCCACAAAGCCTGCCAATGGATACTCGGTAATTACCCCGGCGTGATTGAAAACTTCTCGCTCTCCTGCGGTATCGAAACTGACAAAAAGCACTCGCACATGAACCTTTTACACAGTCGCGGCAAAAAGGTCGTGGCCGAAGCCACCATCAGCAAAGACGTACTTAAAGACCTCATGCGCGCAGATCCTGAGCGCATGGTACGCCTGCGCCAACGCACGATACTCGGTGCTATTTTGGCGGGTTCAGCCTACAACGGCCCACACTCGGCAAACGGCATTGCCTCCATGTTTATCGCCACCGGCCAAGATGAGGCCAATGTCGTGGAATCCCATACCGGCATCGCCTTTATGGACCTCACTCCGGCGGGGGATTTGTATTACTCAGTGACACTGCCCTCCATCATTTGCGCCAGTTATGGCGGCGGCACCGGCCTACCCACCCAGCGCGAATGCTTAGAAATGATGGACTGCTACGGCCAAGGCAAGGCCCGCAAATTAGCCGAAAT
It includes:
- a CDS encoding Stp1/IreP family PP2C-type Ser/Thr phosphatase, with amino-acid sequence MDENIRFRAFGITDIGQVREHNEDAIGLAIDQGYMVVADGMGGHNAGEVASAIAIDEIAHHLSFSDCPAPSADNAVYSPQTLHLRDAVIVANAAILDAAKQDYARQGMGTTVVAMQFTANRVAIAHVGDSRLYRFREGFLDQLTTDHTLVQEWLTRKLYTQEEARNAKNKNVITRALGLLEELEVDLLEELVRSQDLYLLCSDGLSGMLDDTEISKVLSKHGQEPETAAMLLLKLANMAGGKDNISIIIVCVDEVVAGQDDASDETLDWFD
- a CDS encoding alpha/beta hydrolase family protein, which codes for MKYPHIIILGLIATLGACGGSTSSSSSSSSSSSASYVTEAFTTNAAADLAAFNIAGPMDINPLCVPDTASNLPLPEGLLVYKKDEAPTRLVVFAHGIGHTVRKSWLPHMLREIRLARTFENNPGNVAFVTTDYRDNLGFPTLRGAHDTIAATLHAMKKFPSIETVYIFGVSMGGSISGTAIVESTAVTADGSSLYDYWLDVEGVSQLIETYAEATAAASISETAAQAQAGIERETGGNPLICPLAYERRSPAYQAAEMKLAGLRAATVVHAINDGLVPHNQGRVMASGLTTAGIPTQFFTIVGIPPFQDPGTTGTGTLGLGDLDPYLNLAGHGSEAQAYHPVMRVAFENMRKMLDGTYNETVPYFECVVDPNIPSDSCPVDQLQP
- a CDS encoding class I SAM-dependent methyltransferase translates to MGFYENKILPFVIDKACSMAPIMALREKIVPLASGVVLEVGMGSGINLALYQADNIDFIWGLEPSEGMRKKARANLKNTNLKVKWLNLNGEDISLDDNSVDTVLLTYTLCTIPDWQQALQQMRRVLKPGGKLLFCEHGLAPDRNIQNWQNRITPVWKKLAGGCHLNRRIPELITSCGFKIDSLEQCYVDDAPRIAGYMYYGTAVKN
- a CDS encoding dicarboxylate/amino acid:cation symporter, producing MRNIPLHWQIGIAILLAVLAGILGGADGGIGGLSFISVYEFLGTIFLNALKMLIVPLVMASIISGMAGVGGDKLEKLGGKTLLFYASSSLIAILIGLAVVNIIAPGSGDNQALAATISSSDPELSDTLAKVEGRGMADVVQVFVRMVPTNVVAAAANGQMLGLIFFSLLFGFFLARSKSEHAATLMHFWQGVMDIMTEITMWVMKFAPLGVFGLVAKTVAATGFAAFKPMLLFFFTALLALLIHAFVALPLLLRYVGRVNPKAHFAAMTPAMLTAFSTASSSATLPLTLESIQEKSGVSKRVSGFVLPLGATVNMDGTALYECVAAMFIAQVYGLDLSWVQQFTVVIIALLTSIGVAGIPAASLVAISVILGAIGLPLEGIGLLLVTDRVLDMVRTAVNVFSDSCAAVIIARSEGETTKVAAQV
- a CDS encoding hydroxymethylglutaryl-CoA reductase, which gives rise to MSLRKPIPRLKEDNYSEAAAKQRREFIEAETGASLKHTGHYSIDPKVVEGNAENFIGVVQMPLGVAGPYLINGEHAQGVFYVPMATTEGTLIASYSRGMRVISESGGATVTVTGESMQRAPLFEFASAREALHFSQWLEQELPAIRAQAESTTAIGKLQHIQSWVIANKLFTRFNYSTGDAAGQNMTGKATHKACQWILGNYPGVIENFSLSCGIETDKKHSHMNLLHSRGKKVVAEATISKDVLKDLMRADPERMVRLRQRTILGAILAGSAYNGPHSANGIASMFIATGQDEANVVESHTGIAFMDLTPAGDLYYSVTLPSIICASYGGGTGLPTQRECLEMMDCYGQGKARKLAEIIGATVLAGDLSLAAAIVSDEWVSSHDQLGRNRP